Proteins encoded within one genomic window of Glandiceps talaboti chromosome 3, keGlaTala1.1, whole genome shotgun sequence:
- the LOC144432539 gene encoding uncharacterized protein LOC144432539, with product MKWPLGRRARNRSDILVLEAVLYVYVITETWKFDPSGLYSYIVRYSTNSYRKQEMEYYHFQWNSGCTSPTVKILQCQFNEPCLKFDLIPPPAIPWNIGENLWWLSIIVIIACCGAAGVGISYMRHKHLWLWNAKTGKYRINISKKSKFPYFTLIKKSRTAVDSSDNTSRASTSHGENAGNHSIDNPGELGGETNVQVHTNDTGNEVKENENPDFETKLQVNPVDGKSTAIEGQGDKNEVTSFTEVRENERNLTPVGS from the exons ATGAAATGGCCTCTTGGGCGTCGAGCACGTAATAGGAGTGACATCCTAGTACTGGAAGCtgtattgtatgtgtatgtaatcaCCGAGACTTGGAAATTTGATCCGTCTGGCCTTTATTCCTATATAGTAAG ATATTCCACGAACAGCTACAGGAAACAGGAAATGGAGTACTACCACTTTCAATGGAACTCTGGATGTACATCACCAACAGTAAAGATACTCCAGTGTCAATTCAACGAACCATGTTTGAAGTTTGATCTGATACCACCTCCAGCCATTCCCTGGAATATTG GTGAAAATTTATGGTGGTTGTCAATTATTGTCATCATAGCGTGCTGCGGTGCTGCTGGTGTTGGCATTTCATACATGCGACATAAACATCTCTG GCTGTGGAACGCAAAAACCGGAAAATACAGAATAAATATATCGAAAAAATCAAAATTCCCATATTTCACATTAATCAAGAAATCACGAACTGCCG TAGATTCATCGGACAACACATCACGTGCCTCAACATCACACGGAGAGAATGCAGGTAATCACTCAATTGACAACCCAGGGGAACTTGGAGGAGAAAccaatgtacaggtacatacaaACGACACTGGTAACGAAgttaaagaaaatgaaaatccGGATTTTGAGACCAAGTTACAAGTCAACCCTGTAGATGGCAAATCTACTGCCATCGAAGGACAGGGCGATAAGAACGAAGTCACCTCATTCACGGAAGTTCGAGAAAATGAAAGGAATTTGACGCCAGTCGGAAGTTAG